Proteins encoded together in one Helicobacter pylori window:
- a CDS encoding restriction endonuclease subunit S, which yields MHKIERLLHTLAPKGVGFRKLGEVCEIIRGKRVTKKEILDKGKYPVVSGGIGFMGYLNEYNREENTITIAQYGTAGFVNWQNQKFWANDVCFSVIPKETLINRYLYYVLTNMQNYLYSISNRSAIPYSISSNNIMQITIPIPPLEIQQEIVTILDAFTELNTELNTELKARKKQYQYYQNMLLDFKDTKQSHKDANISAKTYPKRLKTLLQTLAPKGVGFRKLGEVLEYDQPNKYCVTSKEFDKSYPTPVLTAGKTFILGYTNEKDNIYQASKSSPVIIFDDFTTATQWVDFPFKVKSSAMKILLPKNPTINIRFIFFYMQTIPYNISGEHTRQWISRYSKITIPIPPLEIQQEIVKVLDQFLALTTDLLAGIPAEIKARKKQYEYYREKLLTFKPLTPHKEVKKG from the coding sequence ATGCATAAAATAGAGCGATTACTCCACACTTTAGCGCCTAAGGGGGTGGGGTTTAGGAAGTTGGGGGAGGTGTGTGAAATAATTAGAGGTAAAAGGGTTACAAAAAAAGAAATACTAGATAAAGGAAAATATCCCGTTGTATCTGGTGGAATAGGATTTATGGGATATTTAAATGAATATAACAGAGAGGAAAATACAATTACTATAGCTCAATACGGAACTGCCGGATTTGTCAATTGGCAAAATCAAAAGTTTTGGGCAAATGATGTTTGTTTTTCTGTCATTCCAAAAGAAACCCTAATCAATAGATACCTTTATTATGTATTAACAAACATGCAAAATTATTTATATTCTATTTCAAATAGAAGCGCTATACCTTATAGCATTTCTAGTAATAACATTATGCAAATAACCATCCCCATCCCGCCCCTAGAAATCCAACAAGAGATCGTTACGATTTTGGACGCTTTCACAGAATTAAACACAGAATTAAACACAGAATTAAAAGCGAGAAAAAAGCAATACCAGTATTACCAAAACATGCTTTTAGACTTTAAAGACACCAAACAAAGCCACAAAGACGCAAACATTAGCGCCAAAACCTACCCTAAACGCTTAAAAACCTTACTCCAAACTCTAGCGCCTAAGGGGGTGGGGTTTAGGAAGTTGGGGGAGGTGCTAGAGTATGATCAACCCAATAAATATTGCGTAACGAGTAAAGAATTTGATAAAAGTTATCCTACCCCCGTTTTAACCGCAGGAAAAACCTTTATTTTAGGTTATACAAACGAAAAAGACAATATTTATCAAGCGAGTAAAAGCTCTCCGGTTATCATCTTTGATGATTTCACAACAGCGACCCAATGGGTTGATTTCCCTTTCAAAGTAAAATCAAGCGCTATGAAAATCTTACTCCCAAAAAATCCTACAATTAACATCAGATTTATCTTTTTTTACATGCAAACTATTCCCTATAATATCAGTGGGGAACATACAAGGCAGTGGATTTCTCGCTATTCAAAAATAACAATCCCCATCCCACCTCTAGAGATCCAACAAGAGATCGTTAAGGTTTTGGATCAATTTTTGGCTTTAACCACCGATTTATTAGCCGGTATCCCGGCTGAAATAAAAGCCAGGAAAAAGCAATACGAGTATTACCGAGAAAAACTACTGACCTTCAAACCCCTAACCCCACACAAAGAAGTTAAAAAAGGCTAA
- a CDS encoding neuraminyllactose-binding hemagglutinin: MKTNGHFKDFAWKKCLLGASVVALLVGCSPHIIETNEVALKLNYHPASEKVQALDEKILLLRPAFQYSDNIAKEYENKFKNQTTLKVEEILQNQGYKVINVDSSDKDDFSFAQKKEGYLAVAMNGEIVLRPDPKRTIQKKSEPGLLFSTGLDKMEGVLIPAGFIKVTILEPMSGESLDSFTMDLSELDIQEKFLKTTHSSHSGGLVSTMVKGTDNSNDAIKSALNKIFANIMQEIDKKLTQKNLESYQKDAKELKGKRNR, from the coding sequence ATGAAAACAAATGGTCATTTTAAGGATTTTGCATGGAAAAAATGCCTTTTAGGCGCAAGCGTGGTGGCTTTATTAGTGGGGTGCAGTCCGCATATTATTGAAACCAATGAAGTCGCTTTGAAATTGAATTACCATCCAGCTAGCGAGAAAGTTCAAGCGTTAGATGAAAAGATTTTGCTTTTAAGGCCAGCTTTCCAATACAGCGATAATATTGCTAAAGAGTATGAAAACAAATTCAAGAATCAAACCACGCTTAAAGTTGAAGAGATCTTGCAAAATCAGGGCTACAAGGTTATCAATGTGGATAGTAGCGATAAAGACGATTTTTCTTTTGCGCAAAAAAAAGAAGGGTATTTGGCGGTTGCTATGAATGGCGAAATTGTTTTACGCCCCGATCCTAAAAGAACCATACAGAAAAAATCAGAACCCGGGTTATTATTCTCCACTGGTTTGGATAAAATGGAAGGGGTTTTAATCCCGGCTGGGTTTATTAAGGTTACCATACTAGAGCCTATGAGTGGGGAATCTTTGGATTCTTTTACGATGGATTTGAGCGAGTTGGACATTCAAGAAAAATTCTTAAAAACCACCCATTCAAGCCATAGCGGAGGGTTAGTTAGCACTATGGTTAAGGGAACGGATAATTCTAATGATGCGATCAAGAGCGCTTTGAATAAGATTTTTGCAAATATCATGCAAGAAATAGACAAAAAGCTCACTCAAAAGAATTTAGAATCTTATCAAAAAGACGCCAAGGAATTAAAAGGCAAAAGAAACCGATAA
- the cadA gene encoding cadmium-translocating P-type ATPase, whose product MQEYHIHNLDCPDCAAKLERDLNKLDYVKKAQINFSTSKLFLDTSDFEKVKAFIKQNEPHLSLSFKEAAEKPLSFTPLIITIAVFLGAILILHLNPSPLIEKAVFVVLALVYLVSGKDVILGAFRGLRKGQFFDENALMLIATIAAFCVGAYEESVSIMVFYSAGEFLQKLAIARSKKSLKALVDVAPNLAYLKKGDALVSVAPEDLKVNDIVVVKVGEKVPVDGVVVKGESLLDERALSGESMPVNVSERSKVLGGSLNLKAVLEIKVEKMYRDSSIAKVVDLVQQATNEKSETEKFITKFSRYYTPSVLFIALMIAILPPLFSMGSFDEWIYRGLVALMVSCPCALVISVPLGYFGGVGAASRKGILMKGVHVLEVLTQAKSIAFDKTGTLTKGVFKVVDIVPQNGYSKEEVLHYASCSQLLSTHPIALSIQKACEEMLKDDKHQHDIENYEEVSGMGVKVQCHTDLIIAGNEKMLDQFHIAHSPSPENGTIVHVAFNQTYVGYIVISDEIKDDAIECLRDLKAQGIENFCILSGDRKSATESIAQTLGCEYYASLLPEEKTSVFKTFKERYKAPAIFVGDGINDAPTLASADVGIGMGKGSELSKQSADIVITNDSLNSLVKVLAIAKKTKSIIWQNILFALGIKAVFIVLGLMGVASLWEAVFGDVGVTLLALANSMRAMRA is encoded by the coding sequence ATGCAAGAATACCACATTCACAATTTGGATTGCCCTGATTGCGCGGCTAAATTAGAAAGGGATTTAAACAAACTGGACTATGTGAAAAAAGCTCAAATCAATTTCAGCACCAGTAAGCTGTTTTTGGATACGAGCGATTTTGAAAAAGTTAAGGCTTTCATCAAGCAAAACGAACCGCATTTGAGCCTGTCTTTTAAAGAGGCCGCAGAAAAGCCCTTGAGTTTTACCCCACTCATCATTACGATCGCTGTCTTTTTAGGCGCGATTTTAATCTTACACCTAAACCCTAGCCCTTTGATTGAAAAAGCGGTGTTTGTGGTGCTAGCCTTAGTGTATCTAGTGAGCGGTAAAGATGTGATTTTAGGGGCGTTTCGTGGGCTTAGGAAAGGGCAATTTTTTGATGAAAACGCTTTGATGCTCATTGCGACTATTGCGGCTTTTTGCGTGGGGGCTTATGAAGAGAGTGTGTCTATTATGGTGTTTTATTCAGCGGGCGAATTTTTGCAAAAACTCGCTATCGCTCGCTCTAAAAAATCCCTTAAGGCTTTAGTGGATGTCGCTCCTAATTTGGCTTATTTGAAAAAGGGCGATGCGCTAGTGAGCGTTGCGCCTGAAGATTTAAAAGTCAATGACATTGTGGTGGTGAAAGTTGGCGAAAAAGTGCCTGTTGATGGCGTGGTAGTTAAGGGCGAAAGCTTGCTAGATGAAAGGGCGTTGAGTGGGGAGTCTATGCCTGTTAATGTCAGCGAACGCTCTAAAGTTTTAGGGGGGAGCTTGAATTTAAAAGCGGTCCTTGAAATTAAAGTAGAAAAAATGTATAGAGATTCTTCTATCGCTAAAGTGGTGGATTTGGTCCAACAAGCCACGAATGAAAAGAGCGAAACCGAGAAATTCATCACTAAATTTTCACGCTACTACACCCCAAGCGTTTTATTCATTGCGCTAATGATTGCCATATTACCGCCCTTGTTTTCTATGGGGAGCTTTGATGAGTGGATTTATAGGGGGCTTGTGGCTTTAATGGTGAGCTGTCCTTGCGCGTTAGTGATTTCTGTGCCTTTAGGGTATTTTGGGGGCGTGGGAGCGGCGAGCAGAAAGGGTATTTTAATGAAAGGCGTGCATGTTTTAGAGGTGCTTACCCAAGCTAAAAGCATCGCCTTTGATAAAACCGGCACTTTGACTAAAGGCGTTTTTAAAGTGGTAGATATTGTGCCGCAAAACGGGTATTCTAAAGAAGAAGTTTTGCATTACGCTTCTTGTTCGCAGCTTTTATCCACGCACCCGATCGCTTTATCCATTCAAAAAGCATGCGAAGAAATGTTAAAGGACGATAAGCACCAGCATGACATTGAAAATTACGAAGAAGTGAGCGGAATGGGGGTTAAAGTGCAATGCCATACGGATTTAATCATCGCAGGGAATGAAAAAATGCTAGATCAATTCCATATCGCGCACAGCCCTTCCCCAGAAAACGGCACGATCGTGCATGTGGCTTTCAATCAAACTTATGTGGGCTATATCGTCATTAGCGATGAGATTAAAGATGACGCCATAGAGTGCTTAAGGGATTTAAAAGCGCAAGGGATAGAAAATTTTTGCATTTTGAGCGGGGACAGAAAAAGCGCGACTGAGAGCATCGCTCAAACTCTAGGCTGTGAATATTATGCGAGCTTGTTGCCTGAAGAAAAAACGAGCGTGTTTAAAACTTTTAAAGAACGCTATAAAGCCCCGGCGATTTTTGTAGGCGATGGCATCAATGACGCTCCGACTCTAGCGAGCGCTGATGTGGGGATTGGCATGGGGAAAGGCTCAGAATTGAGCAAGCAAAGCGCAGACATTGTGATCACTAACGACTCCTTAAATTCGTTAGTGAAAGTTTTAGCGATCGCTAAAAAAACTAAAAGCATCATTTGGCAAAATATCTTGTTCGCTTTGGGGATTAAAGCCGTTTTTATCGTGCTAGGGCTTATGGGGGTAGCGAGCTTGTGGGAAGCGGTCTTTGGCGATGTGGGGGTTACGCTTTTAGCCTTAGCCAACTCCATGCGCGCGATGAGGGCTTAA
- a CDS encoding peptide deformylase has translation MALLEIIHYPSKILRTISKEVVSFDSKLHQQLDDMHEIMIASEGIGLAAIQVGLPLRMLIINLPQEDGVQHKEDCLEIINPKFIETKGTIMYREGCLSVPGFYEEVERFEKVKIEYQNRFAEVKILEASELLAVAIQHEIDHLNGVLFVDKLSILKRKKFEKELKELQKKQKHK, from the coding sequence ATGGCGTTATTAGAGATTATCCATTACCCTTCTAAAATCTTAAGAACGATTTCTAAAGAGGTCGTTTCTTTTGATTCAAAACTCCACCAGCAATTAGACGACATGCATGAGATTATGATCGCTAGTGAGGGGATAGGGTTAGCCGCTATTCAAGTGGGCTTGCCTTTAAGGATGCTCATTATCAATCTCCCGCAAGAAGACGGCGTGCAACACAAAGAGGATTGCCTAGAAATTATTAACCCTAAGTTTATAGAAACTAAAGGGACGATAATGTATAGGGAAGGGTGCTTGTCTGTGCCGGGGTTTTATGAAGAGGTGGAGCGTTTTGAAAAGGTTAAGATAGAGTATCAAAACCGCTTCGCTGAAGTGAAAATCTTAGAAGCTAGCGAACTTTTAGCGGTAGCCATTCAGCATGAGATAGATCACCTCAACGGCGTGTTATTCGTGGATAAATTATCCATTTTGAAGCGTAAGAAATTTGAAAAAGAACTCAAAGAGCTGCAAAAAAAACAAAAACACAAGTAA
- the moaC gene encoding cyclic pyranopterin monophosphate synthase MoaC translates to MPLTHLNGENQPKMVDIGDKETTERIALASGRISMNKEAYDAIINHGVKKGPVLQTAIIAGIMGAKKTSELIPMCHSIMLNGVDIDILEEKETCSFKLYSRVKTQAKTGVEMEALMSVSIGLLTIYDMVKAIDKSMTISGVMLEHKSGGKSGDYNAKK, encoded by the coding sequence ATGCCGCTCACTCATTTGAATGGAGAAAATCAGCCTAAAATGGTGGATATAGGGGATAAGGAAACCACTGAAAGAATCGCTTTAGCGAGCGGTCGTATCAGCATGAATAAAGAGGCTTATGACGCTATTATCAATCATGGCGTTAAAAAGGGTCCGGTGTTACAGACTGCTATTATTGCTGGGATCATGGGGGCTAAAAAGACAAGCGAGCTCATTCCCATGTGCCATTCAATCATGCTCAATGGGGTGGATATTGATATTTTAGAAGAAAAAGAGACTTGCAGTTTTAAACTCTATTCGAGAGTCAAAACTCAAGCTAAAACGGGCGTAGAAATGGAAGCGTTAATGAGTGTGAGCATAGGGCTTTTAACCATTTATGACATGGTGAAAGCCATTGACAAGAGCATGACAATTAGCGGTGTGATGTTGGAGCATAAAAGTGGAGGCAAAAGTGGGGATTATAACGCTAAAAAATAG
- a CDS encoding outer membrane protein — MNKLLKGGVLVFFLSVCLRADDLVTYTIAKEEDLGYQRFLAKKCLRGKTHPPCFTEPKKPKRKLFNIDKSSHYYGTSVVQMSWLQSREKFENHSKYRDIPFAEVSLIYGYKQFFPKKERYGFRFYISLDYAYGFFLKNKGVLGDSLRESSQIPKSYREKLQRKETFINAIFYGVGADFLYKRAFGTLILGMNFVGETWFYETKIFKKWAKDPLSVYHPYMFQVMLNVGYRYRFSRYKNWAIEFGARIPFLTNDYFKTPLYTLHFKRNISVYLTSTYDF, encoded by the coding sequence TTGAACAAACTGCTTAAAGGGGGTGTTTTAGTGTTCTTTTTGAGCGTGTGTTTAAGGGCTGATGATCTGGTTACTTATACGATCGCCAAAGAAGAAGATCTAGGATACCAGCGGTTTTTAGCCAAGAAGTGTTTAAGGGGTAAAACCCACCCTCCATGTTTCACTGAGCCTAAAAAGCCCAAAAGAAAACTTTTTAACATAGACAAAAGCTCCCATTATTATGGCACAAGCGTGGTGCAAATGTCATGGCTACAGAGTAGGGAAAAATTTGAAAACCATTCAAAATACCGAGACATTCCTTTTGCTGAAGTCAGTTTGATTTATGGCTATAAACAATTTTTTCCTAAAAAAGAGCGCTATGGTTTCCGCTTCTATATTTCTTTGGATTACGCTTATGGGTTTTTTCTTAAAAATAAAGGCGTATTAGGCGATAGTTTGAGGGAGAGTTCGCAAATCCCTAAAAGTTATAGAGAAAAGTTGCAAAGAAAAGAGACTTTTATCAACGCTATTTTTTATGGCGTGGGGGCTGACTTTTTATACAAACGCGCTTTTGGGACGCTGATTTTAGGGATGAATTTCGTGGGCGAAACCTGGTTTTATGAAACAAAGATTTTTAAAAAGTGGGCTAAAGATCCTTTGAGCGTTTATCACCCTTACATGTTTCAAGTGATGTTGAATGTGGGGTATCGTTACCGCTTTTCAAGGTATAAGAATTGGGCGATAGAATTTGGTGCACGCATCCCTTTTTTAACCAATGATTATTTTAAAACCCCTTTATACACCCTTCATTTCAAGCGCAATATTTCTGTCTATCTCACTTCAACTTATGACTTTTAG
- the hofF gene encoding outer membrane beta-barrel protein HofF — MNYKVASAKNIATLLFLFSSQSEALDLGKIAKIKAGAESFSKVGFNNKPINTNKGIYPTETFMTIMAYMQVDFTELLPKSATANGHHLDGSLGGWGGAVIYDSTKDFINEVTGKPYGAMTWNYVGYWGGLVGQKPWASCGLATGNLTQGQYDKMTQAEMTQLSNQEALAASTCAKTYADHTRNYVIYNAYLRYNYKDIFEIRGGRYESPADYMSGYNQGLDMTLNLGNFKFWWFSSFGRGFAYNEWLYNFYSPKTYTLKNGQTINPGVHAFYIIWNYKGFSIQPFVYFSPFNEYDPNFTITYDSNPTFTGLGFRSQTDVTVLNPFYAKRFWDTYQFGMPAGKNAHSLMIKQKFEWNEYNFGFGIYKSFGNANWMIGYHGNRLGFDFWTNTVYANTLNSLSYMMDANAFTVFAFGGGVHRKFLWGLLGRLTYGPRANEQVLSLNLGYKFTKNFSADIKFEYYNVLMHQGYKMGWNGPKLDSQPATDQDRSHIFTEIVWKL, encoded by the coding sequence ATGAACTACAAAGTTGCATCTGCTAAAAATATCGCAACGCTTCTTTTTTTATTCTCTTCTCAAAGTGAAGCTCTTGATTTGGGTAAAATCGCTAAAATTAAAGCGGGTGCTGAAAGTTTCTCTAAAGTCGGTTTCAATAACAAACCTATCAACACTAATAAAGGGATTTACCCTACCGAAACCTTTATGACGATTATGGCCTACATGCAAGTGGATTTTACGGAGCTCTTGCCCAAAAGCGCTACGGCTAACGGGCACCATTTAGACGGGAGCCTTGGGGGTTGGGGGGGTGCTGTGATTTATGATAGCACTAAGGATTTTATTAACGAAGTTACAGGAAAACCCTATGGGGCTATGACGTGGAACTACGTGGGCTATTGGGGCGGTCTTGTAGGGCAAAAACCATGGGCTAGTTGCGGGTTAGCCACAGGGAATTTGACCCAAGGCCAATACGATAAGATGACTCAAGCTGAAATGACGCAGTTGTCTAATCAAGAAGCTTTAGCGGCTTCCACTTGCGCAAAAACCTATGCCGATCACACCAGAAACTATGTGATTTATAACGCCTACTTGCGCTACAACTACAAGGATATTTTTGAAATTAGGGGCGGGAGGTACGAATCCCCAGCGGATTATATGAGTGGTTACAACCAAGGCTTGGACATGACCTTAAATTTAGGGAATTTCAAATTCTGGTGGTTTAGCTCTTTTGGTCGTGGTTTTGCCTATAATGAGTGGCTTTATAATTTCTATTCGCCTAAAACCTACACTCTTAAAAACGGGCAAACCATAAACCCTGGGGTGCATGCCTTTTATATCATTTGGAATTACAAGGGTTTCAGCATTCAGCCTTTCGTCTATTTTTCACCCTTTAACGAATACGACCCCAACTTTACGATCACTTATGATAGTAACCCCACTTTTACCGGATTAGGGTTTCGCTCTCAAACCGATGTTACCGTGCTTAATCCTTTTTACGCTAAAAGATTTTGGGACACCTATCAATTTGGCATGCCGGCCGGTAAAAACGCGCACAGCTTGATGATCAAACAAAAGTTTGAATGGAATGAATACAATTTTGGTTTTGGGATTTATAAATCCTTTGGGAACGCTAACTGGATGATAGGCTACCATGGTAACCGCTTGGGCTTTGACTTTTGGACGAACACCGTTTATGCCAACACCCTTAACTCTTTGTCTTACATGATGGACGCGAACGCTTTCACCGTGTTTGCCTTTGGCGGTGGGGTGCATAGGAAATTCCTTTGGGGTTTATTAGGGCGTTTGACTTATGGGCCTAGGGCGAACGAACAAGTCTTATCGCTCAACTTGGGCTATAAATTCACTAAAAATTTCTCAGCCGACATTAAATTTGAATATTATAATGTGTTGATGCATCAAGGCTATAAAATGGGGTGGAACGGGCCAAAATTAGACAGCCAGCCTGCCACCGATCAAGACAGGAGTCATATTTTCACCGAAATCGTGTGGAAGCTTTAA
- a CDS encoding molybdopterin adenylyltransferase produces MQTIHIGVLSASDRASKGIYEDLSGKAIQEVMSEYLLNPLEFHYEIVADERDLIEKSLIKMCDEYQCDLVVTTGGTGPALRDITPEATEKVCQKMLPGFGELMRMTSLKYVPTAILSRQSAGIRNKSLIINLPGKPKSIRECLEAVFPAIPYCVDLILGNYMQVNEKNIQAFRPKQ; encoded by the coding sequence ATGCAAACGATTCATATAGGCGTTTTGAGCGCGAGCGATAGAGCGTCAAAAGGGATTTATGAAGATTTAAGCGGGAAAGCGATACAAGAAGTGATGAGCGAATATCTGCTCAATCCTTTAGAATTTCATTATGAAATTGTCGCTGATGAAAGGGATTTGATTGAAAAATCGCTGATTAAAATGTGCGATGAATACCAATGCGATCTAGTCGTTACGACAGGAGGCACAGGCCCTGCTTTAAGAGACATAACCCCAGAAGCCACAGAAAAAGTGTGCCAAAAAATGCTTCCTGGTTTTGGAGAGCTTATGCGAATGACTAGTTTAAAATATGTGCCTACAGCGATTCTATCGCGCCAGAGCGCTGGCATTAGGAATAAGAGTTTGATCATTAATCTTCCTGGTAAGCCAAAAAGCATTAGAGAATGCTTAGAAGCGGTTTTTCCAGCGATTCCTTATTGCGTGGATTTGATTTTAGGGAATTACATGCAAGTGAATGAAAAAAACATTCAAGCGTTTCGCCCCAAACAATAG
- a CDS encoding trigger factor, whose product MNLEVKKIDTANARLSAKPSIENLEKRYDKIAQKIAQKVKIDGFRRGKVPLSLVKTRYQAQIDQDAQEEMIQEVLKNAFKELGIENKDLIGSPNLTKFEKKDTHFEIEADIGLKPTIVLDKIKECVPSVGVEIPNEEKINERLKQLAKDYAKFVDTDAQRKAQNDDKLTIDFEGFIDNAPFEGGKAENFSLILGSKQMLEDFEKALLGMQASEEKEFSLTFPSGYHAEHLAGKEALFKVKLHQIQAREALEINDELAKIVLANEENATLKLLKERVEGQLFLENKARLYNEELKEKLIENLDEKIVFDLPKTIIEQEMDLLFRNALYSMQAEEVKSLQESQEKAKEKREGFRNDATKSVKITFIIDALAKEEKIGVHDNEVFQTLYYEAMMTGQNPENLIEQYRKNNMLAAVKMAMIEDRVLAYLLDKNLPKEQQEILEKMRPNAQKTQAG is encoded by the coding sequence ATGAATCTTGAAGTGAAAAAGATTGACACCGCTAACGCCCGTTTGAGCGCTAAACCTTCCATTGAAAATTTAGAAAAGCGTTATGATAAAATCGCTCAAAAAATCGCCCAAAAAGTTAAAATTGATGGCTTTAGAAGAGGTAAAGTCCCCCTTAGTTTAGTGAAAACCCGTTATCAAGCCCAAATTGATCAAGACGCTCAAGAAGAAATGATTCAAGAGGTTTTAAAAAACGCTTTTAAGGAATTAGGGATTGAAAATAAGGATCTCATCGGCAGCCCCAATCTCACTAAATTTGAAAAAAAAGACACGCATTTTGAAATAGAAGCGGACATCGGCTTAAAACCCACGATTGTTTTAGACAAGATCAAAGAGTGTGTGCCTAGCGTGGGAGTGGAAATCCCCAATGAAGAAAAAATTAATGAGCGTTTGAAACAGCTCGCTAAAGATTACGCGAAATTTGTGGACACTGACGCTCAAAGAAAAGCTCAAAACGACGATAAATTGACGATTGATTTTGAAGGTTTTATAGATAATGCACCTTTTGAAGGGGGCAAGGCTGAGAATTTCAGTTTGATTTTAGGCAGTAAGCAAATGCTAGAAGATTTTGAAAAGGCTCTTTTAGGCATGCAAGCTAGCGAAGAAAAAGAATTCTCTTTGACTTTCCCTAGCGGATACCACGCAGAGCATTTAGCCGGCAAAGAAGCCCTTTTTAAAGTGAAATTGCACCAGATTCAAGCGCGTGAAGCGTTAGAAATCAATGACGAACTCGCTAAAATCGTGCTAGCCAATGAAGAGAATGCGACTTTAAAGCTTTTAAAAGAAAGGGTTGAAGGGCAGTTGTTTTTAGAAAATAAAGCCAGGCTCTATAACGAAGAGCTGAAAGAAAAATTGATTGAAAATTTAGATGAAAAGATTGTTTTTGATTTGCCTAAAACGATCATAGAGCAAGAAATGGATTTGTTATTCAGGAACGCTCTTTATTCCATGCAAGCTGAAGAAGTCAAATCCTTACAAGAAAGTCAAGAAAAAGCCAAAGAAAAGCGTGAGGGCTTTAGGAATGATGCGACAAAAAGCGTGAAAATCACTTTTATCATTGACGCTTTAGCGAAGGAAGAAAAAATTGGCGTGCATGACAATGAAGTCTTTCAAACTTTGTATTATGAAGCGATGATGACAGGGCAAAACCCAGAAAATCTCATTGAGCAATACCGCAAAAATAACATGTTAGCGGCGGTGAAAATGGCGATGATTGAAGATAGGGTGTTGGCTTATTTGTTGGATAAAAACCTGCCTAAAGAGCAACAAGAAATTTTGGAAAAGATGAGGCCCAACGCTCAAAAAACTCAAGCGGGTTAA
- a CDS encoding ATP-binding protein produces MINTIFCATMQRGVAEIVAVEATFTRALPAFVISGLANNSIQEAKQRVQSALQNNDFTFPPLKITINLSPSDLPKSGSHFDLPIALLIALQKQELAFKEWFAFGELGLDGKIKPNSNIFPMLLDIAIKHPHAKVIAPKANEELFSLIPNLQCFFVEHFKEALEILQNPEIKADTHTKKLPFKTIELNDKEYYFSDAYALDFKEVKGQAVAKEAALIASAGFHNLILEGSPGCGKSMIINRMRYILPPLSLNEILEATKLRILSEQDSAYYPLRSFRNPHQSASKSSILGSSSLREPKPGEIALAHNGMLFFDELPHFKKDILEALREPLENNKLVISRVHSKIEYDTSFLFVGAQNPCLCGNLLSATKACRCQDREITQYKNRLSEPFLDRIDLFVQMEEGNYKDTPSHSWTSKEMHELVLLAFKQQKLRKQSTFNGKLNEEQIERFCLLNTEAQKLLEQAVERFNLSMRSVNKVKKVARTIADLNACEDIEKSHMLKALSFRKIS; encoded by the coding sequence ATGATCAACACGATATTTTGCGCGACCATGCAAAGGGGGGTGGCTGAAATCGTGGCTGTGGAAGCGACTTTCACAAGGGCTTTGCCGGCGTTTGTGATTTCAGGCCTGGCTAATAACTCTATCCAAGAAGCCAAGCAGCGGGTCCAATCGGCTTTACAAAATAACGATTTCACTTTCCCGCCTTTAAAAATCACCATCAACCTTTCGCCTTCAGATTTGCCTAAATCCGGGAGCCATTTTGATTTGCCTATCGCTCTTTTAATCGCTTTGCAAAAACAAGAGTTGGCTTTTAAAGAATGGTTTGCTTTTGGGGAGTTAGGGCTTGATGGCAAGATCAAACCCAATTCTAACATTTTCCCCATGCTCTTAGACATTGCCATTAAGCACCCCCATGCTAAAGTCATTGCGCCTAAGGCTAATGAAGAACTTTTTTCGCTCATTCCTAATTTGCAATGCTTTTTTGTGGAGCATTTTAAAGAAGCGTTAGAAATCTTGCAAAACCCTGAAATCAAAGCAGATACCCACACGAAAAAACTACCCTTTAAAACGATAGAATTGAACGATAAAGAGTATTATTTTTCAGACGCCTATGCCTTAGATTTTAAAGAAGTTAAGGGGCAAGCTGTCGCTAAAGAAGCCGCTTTGATCGCTAGCGCTGGGTTTCATAACTTGATTTTAGAGGGAAGTCCAGGGTGTGGGAAAAGCATGATCATTAATCGCATGCGTTATATCTTGCCTCCCTTAAGCCTGAATGAAATCCTAGAAGCGACAAAATTACGCATTTTAAGCGAGCAAGACAGCGCCTATTACCCTTTAAGGAGTTTTAGAAACCCTCACCAAAGCGCTTCAAAATCCAGCATTTTAGGCTCAAGCTCTTTAAGAGAGCCAAAACCTGGCGAAATCGCGCTAGCGCATAACGGCATGCTTTTTTTTGATGAATTGCCTCATTTTAAAAAGGATATTTTAGAAGCCTTGAGAGAGCCTTTAGAAAACAATAAATTAGTGATCTCACGAGTGCATAGCAAGATTGAATACGACACCTCTTTTTTATTTGTAGGGGCTCAAAACCCTTGCTTGTGCGGGAATTTACTCAGCGCCACCAAAGCATGCCGTTGCCAAGACAGAGAAATCACGCAGTATAAAAACCGCTTGAGCGAGCCTTTTTTGGACAGGATTGATTTGTTTGTGCAAATGGAAGAGGGGAATTATAAAGACACGCCGTCGCATTCTTGGACTTCAAAAGAGATGCATGAATTAGTGTTATTAGCTTTCAAACAGCAAAAGTTAAGGAAACAGAGCACTTTTAATGGTAAGCTTAATGAAGAGCAGATCGAACGATTTTGCCTTTTAAATACTGAAGCGCAAAAATTGTTAGAGCAGGCGGTTGAAAGGTTTAATCTGTCCATGCGTTCTGTCAATAAGGTCAAAAAAGTCGCTAGGACGATTGCGGATTTAAACGCTTGCGAGGATATAGAAAAATCTCACATGCTTAAAGCGCTGAGTTTTAGAAAGATTTCTTAA